The Pleuronectes platessa chromosome 24, fPlePla1.1, whole genome shotgun sequence nucleotide sequence TCTATCAAATATATGttgtaacttaaaaaaaaaagaaagctgtGTGAAAATcaatttttgtgttttgaaatgttgtCCACCCCCCCGTTCAGACACAGTGGTACTGGACACTCGCCGgatgtattgtttgtgtgtttatgctgCAGACGATCAATGCAAAGAGTCGGAGAGATGTTGCAGACGCTTGCATCATCCGGCTGTGTTTCCTCTTGACTGTCAATCAGTGACGGACTTTAAACCAAACTCATGTCAAACAGACGTTCGCTCTTTATAACGTCTCCTCAGGTCATATCTGCTGTTCTACTTCCAACACTGAGGTTTtaccctcacacacacctctgttgtAATCGTTCTTAACTGCACTAAAGCTTCCTTACTGTTTCTGTTAAGTACTGTCAACAGTGCCCCTGTGATTATAACAGCAGCTTCAGAGCTGCTCCTCTACAGGGCAGTGTTTCCCAAACATTTTAGCTTTAGATGGAGCGATCACAGGTCGAGGCCCCAGCGTGGACATGACTCATCAGAAGGTCTCCTTCTCACAACGTGAAATTTGAAGGATGTCTTTCCAgattcagtgtttgtgtcttgAAGCAAGAAAAAGTAGAATAATTGAATAGTTCCAAGCTAAAAGTCGATCATATTCCAGCCCCTGTTAGTTGTCTTTAGGCTCCTAGGGTTTGGAGCTGTTGAAGTCACAGAGTATGAAGATGTTTTAGGTTGTTAGGACTGGTCCTGATGTGCGTTTATTAATCCaagtctgtttttcttttggttgAGTCTCATGATTTGGCTGTGAAATGCTTGTGTGTTTCACATTTTGTTctaaccagtgtgtgtgtgtgtgtgtgtgtgtctcagaccCCCAGGGCCTGggcagatgagaggaggaggggctcTCACAAACGCTCGGCCTCCTGTGGGAGCACCGACCAGCTCAAGGAGGTCAGTGTATTATTCTGCTCTTTGagccaaacaaacaaccaactgGAGAGAAGCACTctccgatgtgtgtgtgtttttatttttttataccgTCCTCATTGCACTGCAGTTTTCCTGGAGGGGGTCGTTAAATAAATGGcaaagcattgtgtgtgtgtgttcttcacttAATGCACGGCCATTAATACTGCATGTATATACTGTGTCTGCattacagcctctctctctctctctctgtctgaacaTCCACAGATTGCCAAATTGCGTCAGCAGCTCCAGCGCAGCAAACGCAGCAGCCGCCATCGGAGGGAAAAAGACCGCAAGTCCCCGTTCAATGGCAGCCACACTATCATCCAGTCCCAGGTGGGTGCAGGAGAGTtcgtgtgtttatgtttattaagCAAGTGATCCCCAGTTTCTTCTTCTGAAACGTTGCTCCTACAAGTGCAGCTGTAACGTCTCCTCTGTGGGCTGAGcagtaaacacagaaacatggaGTGTGAGACATCTCACTGCAGCTGGATGAAAGTCAGGAGCTCAGTGCGCCACATCTGGAAACCGCTGCAGGATCTGTATTAaacccagtgtttgtgtgttctgcagTCGCCTATGCCCAAGACCATCCTGATACCCATCCCTATAGCCAAGTCATCGGCCCCCCGCTTCCGCAACAGCATGGAGGGCCTCAACCAGGAGATAGAACGCATCATCATCCGAGACACCCCCGAGAAGGAAGAGACCATTGTTGTGAGCTCCCCTAAGATTTCACTGTTTGGGCTCATTTATAAATGAGGCCTGAGGATTCACACACCATCACTGGCCGGGGATTAATCCTCAGAGCGAGGTTGTTATTGTGacctcatttgtgtgtgtgtgtgtgtgcagccacagGACGTTCCAGATGGGCACCGTGCCCCCCCACCTGTCCCCCCGCAgcagcgcagcagcagcacgcgCAGCATCGACACACAGACGCCCTCGGGGGGCGGCCTGAGCAGCAACCATAGCAACTGCAGCAGCCGCCCCGACTCCATCTCGCCCTCCTACCTCACCGTCCTCAACGACACCAGCGGAGGCAGCCCCTACGAGGAGAAAGGTGATGAACTGACAGACGTGCACACATCTCAGCGTGTGCATACAGCCCACACTCATGCACGTGATTTCACTTTGCTGTCCACAGAGCTGGGGCCCTACTCGCCGCTGCCGAAGTACGCTGCCTCTCCCAGACCCAACAACAGCTACATGTTCAAGAGGGAACCTCCAGAGGGCTGCGAGAAGGTCAAAGTGTTCGAGGAGTCCATGTGAGTGGGATGACCCAGCATGCACTGTTAGATCTCACAGGATGCCAGCAGACCCCAGACGAAGGGGTCAGACGTGTCCTGCCCTGGGcttgatgttttattttagagtggaacattttgttttgtgtctctctgagagTTCACCTGCAGCACATCGTTTCTAATGTAACTGGCTTAACCACCATGTCCTGTCATGTTTCCAGGCCCAAACTTCTGCAGGACATCCCGACCTTCCTGTGTCCCGACCGCAACAAGGTCAACTTCATCCCCAACAGCGGCTCTGCCTTCTGCCTTGTCAGCATCCTGAAGCCCTTACACCCCGCCCCGGAGCTCAGCTTCCGCCCCGGGGTGGGCCTGCGAAGCCTGTCCCCGGCCCTCGTGCCTCTGTCCACCCAGCCCTGCCTCCTGGAGGAGCCCGAGAGCTTCTGACCAGGTTCTCCAAGTCGCCACAAAACAagcatccccccccaccccctccctcttCCAAACGAAAtcagaaaacatttgaaattagGAAAAACAACTCTCCTGCTCCAAAAAATGCCTTCAGCATGCCAGCTACGCTCTCTCTGATGTCCTGATCTTGTTGAAAAGTGCTTCCCACTGCCTCTCCACCTCAGACGACTCCGACTCGAGAGCCCTGCAGCGCCGTGCGGGCGGTGCAGCCAACATCTCATCGCTTTCTTCTACCTTCAGTGCTGCTGGTTATGTTCCTGTTTTTTGGGAGGAAAAGGGTAAAAAAAAGgacagactctttttttttcatcgtATTATACCATGGCGCCTTTCCACGGACATATCTCTTTTTCTATATGTAGTTATTTCTCTTGATATGAAATATGCCTTCCATTACGAATAACAAAAAGGCTGCTGGTTTCCTTTGCGACCAAGAGATTTACAACAGAGGCTGATTCTGGTGCTGCCTGATCTATCGTAGCAAAACCTGAAGGGTCGTGAAAAGGAGAAGTAAAGAAAACGTGCCTGATTTTTTTAGACCGCTCAGTTTCTCCAAACCAGCTTAGTGCTGCGATCGTGTTCACTCATGATCTTTGCACTACGGTGGCCATAGAtacacacagaagaagaacaggGCCAGTCTGAAAAGATACAAGCGAGGAGGTGCAGAGTCCACGCTACCTTTAAACCATCTGTTTTGTACTTGAATCAGCCCGTGACAGAGAGAGGATCTGGTTCAAGCTGATGCCTTTGCTTCACTAACTGGTAGCAGCGTGCTGGGCCCCCCTGCTGGCCGCTGTGTGTATCTATGGGAAACACAGGCCAGGGCTGTGGTGTGTGCAGCGTGTCCGACCTGTGTCTGCTTCCCAGGCGCCAGCCTTTGCTCGCagtgtcctttttttttactccagcACCATCACGACCTCCCtccttctgttcctcctctctctcttctcttttctttccctcactGTCACTGTAAAGCTGATTTCCTTCTGTCTTGCTCaaactgtgttgttgtgaagcaTGTCCAGAGGGGCCTGGGCCCGCCGCTGCAGGACAGGCCTCCTCTGGCTCTGCGGGGCCCTGAGCACGGAGAGGTCATGACCCCTAGTGCGACACCGAGCTACACTTGGTGGCTGCAGTGTCGTGACACGGGACCCAGACCTCTCCACGCCTGGGCCCGTCCTCCTGTATATGTCATTACCACTTGACTGTGCCTGCCACGTGGGGATAGGAATGTACTGGATCTGTAAATATAGAGGCACACTGTGTTTGTATTATCAGCTGACAAAGATATGTATCTGAATGAGTCGATTATTGTACCATATAATACCCGTCACCCCCAAACCTCGCCCCTCCCGTCCCCCTGCTGAGTACTGTGAATTACTACGTCTCATTATTGTGAAtgattatgtatttatttatcagaCCGGAGTGTAATTGGGTCTTCAGAGAATTTTAATCAAGAATAGGTCACATCGTCCATCTCAGGTTGTAGTGAATAGGACACGAAAAGAGAAGATGTACTTAACTCCTCAGCGCACACTAACAGTCTACATGAGAGAACCAACAGCTGCTGTGTCTGTAGCCGCACACGGCGGAGAACCTGGATGATGGAAACCTGTAGCAGTAGTCAAGAGGTGTCATTCGTTTCAGCCAGTCGCTTCAAGAGTCGAGTTCCAAAATGAGAGATCCACCTGCTGAGAAACAATCCCACCCACAGCGACACGGTTCAACATGTTTACAAGAAAATCTAAGTAGCTTGAAAGAACAGATTCACCAACGTGGAAGTACTGATTGATTTacaacttttgtttttcttttcaaagtgGATAAGCGGCATTTTGGAATGAGGCTCGACGCAAGAAATCTCAACACTATGATTCTCTGTTTGCTTGTCCAGTTTATTGGAAACAGAACTGCCAAGTTTTCATCTGTTTAACTCCTCCACTCAAAATAAAAAGGCATAGTTGAATTAAATGAAGCGTCTGTGATTGATTTGAGAAATACATTCTTGTGGTTTTTGAAAGTGTGAAAATCAACATCAACTAAAGCTTGTGTAGAAAAGCAGATACTTCTGTGCAGATTTTATACAAAGAAATCACTCCCATAATGCACTCTGATCGCACGATCACTTTGACATCTCAACCTCTTAAGTTTTCAACTTTATCAATAGCATACATTATAGGaggttaaaaaaagataaacattcATAAATGTTGATTTCCCGACAAACAAATTGAATAATTCTGAATTTCATCCACAACAGGTAAGGAAATGTATTTCATGAGGTGGTAACAACTCTCCAGTGTTCATCCTGTTTCAATATATTTCCCAAATCCATCTGTGCAAATACAACACACAGCTCataatattaagtattttacagTGGTTGTTTTTCTACAGTGTTACTTTAGTGATATaatctgaaaataaatacatttagctGCATCTTAGGTCCTGTTATCTTTAGGTTTGTATTTCAACCCACTTAAAATAATTACATCCCTTTATGCAAcgttaaaacttccttcaagAGAACCTGAAATAAATGTTGCAGCTCATCACACATTCTTCTTGGCCTTGGACTTTTGTGATTGTGAAATCTCGACGACCGACGGGAGATGATTTTATTTCGAGCGCTCAGCCCAACAGAATCAGGGATGAGCGTCAGAAAAGGTCATGAACCGGGGGCTGTCGTCTCAAACGCCACGAGAAAGACCTTCCAGTATCATGAAGCTGATTAGTAGATTAACAGGAACCgataaaaacagtttgaattagttatttgatgatataaaaacagtaaTGACCAAAAGCAACTACAGCGCCAAATCTGGATCCAAATGAAATCGAAAATGCAAGATGGCCGCAGCTTTATCTGGGATATTCTGGCTTAATTTCCTCACAATTGAGCTCATGTGATATTAAATACTCCACTTTAGAGGTTGCATGTAATTCAGATCTAGAATACCTGAACCCAGCCGCCTGATAACCAGCATCATGATACTTGAGGGTCACTGTTCTTATCGTGTGCAAATTCAGTCTAGTGACAGACACAGGGTCCCGTCTTATCTCATGGTGACAATCATGTGCTCCTACATGTAACTACATTACAGATTAAATACACTTTTATATCCTGGGTCCCTTGTGATGTGTACACACGGCAAACGGACCCACACCCAAACAACGCAAACATGAACTTAAGACGGAGAAGCACACAATGCTGTCCAAAAGAAACCTGTAACCCAATCACTCACTCTGCTCTACAGACACCGCTGAAAGCTAATagtgaaaagcaacacaaaccGCACAACGTTTGCAGTGTGCACAGGAGTCAGCGGCTCCTTGTGTAGTGCTAACAGTCTTTTTCAGCTGAGGAGGATGTTCAACAACAGCATCTGGCTCCActgacagtttgttttctcCAGTGTCAAAGATCGTCCTCCAGTGTAACATCAACAAGAGTATTTgcagttgtgtagttgtgtagacTGTTGTCTCCTTGTAACAGATATGGATTTGTGTTTCACTCCTAGTGTGAGATCATTTACTTGGGTGTTGTCATGAAATCGCAGTAATCCTTGGATATAAATCATACACTgtaacacacgcgcacacaaacagacacacacgcacacacacacacacaaacggagagagagagcttcagGCATTGAGCAGCTCATCTGCAGAGCGTCCAATGGCGTCTGGGTTGGAAAGAGGGTCCAGGTCTGCGAACAGGTTGAACCAGGCAGACATGTCTTTGGAtccacctgaagctgctgctgctgcacagacacacacagacacacacagacacacacacagacacacacagatcattAGAGGGAAgaagtgtttgtttgtccttAACACTGTTTCACAGCAAAGTGAGATGATTGTTTAGGGAGACCTTCGTGATCTTGAGACAAGGTGAACATCAGGACAACAAGTCGAGACAAGATCACACACTGAGAAGGATCTTACCATCAGCGGATGAACTTGGAGCCAACTGAGCTGATTGGTTCTGATTCGGAGACGCCTGCAGGGGCGGAGCTTTAAACATAGGTGGGGTTGACCAGCCTATCAAGACAAAGCAGGTTTGGAGAAATGATAAAAGACCCTGGTATTCTTTATGCTTCAACGCAGCTGCATCACAAAGACTAACCAGTCAGTGTGGTGCAGTG carries:
- the fam117ba gene encoding protein FAM117B, yielding MEISQQRSLATVMCAGGPELRGRTCCCSSASGSFGQNQAPALSDPNPTPPPPPSLQHQWPQPTTPTCGPPPCPVASLLPPCPSSLLLLLLSVSRHRVQLWPSQGALAGSHLTGPWPQDDSQDQHAPYMRDKATQTPRAWADERRRGSHKRSASCGSTDQLKEIAKLRQQLQRSKRSSRHRREKDRKSPFNGSHTIIQSQSPMPKTILIPIPIAKSSAPRFRNSMEGLNQEIERIIIRDTPEKEETIVPQDVPDGHRAPPPVPPQQRSSSTRSIDTQTPSGGGLSSNHSNCSSRPDSISPSYLTVLNDTSGGSPYEEKGDELTDVHTSQQLGPYSPLPKYAASPRPNNSYMFKREPPEGCEKVKVFEESMPKLLQDIPTFLCPDRNKVNFIPNSGSAFCLVSILKPLHPAPELSFRPGVGLRSLSPALVPLSTQPCLLEEPESF